The Chanodichthys erythropterus isolate Z2021 chromosome 12, ASM2448905v1, whole genome shotgun sequence genome contains a region encoding:
- the gja5b gene encoding gap junction protein, alpha 5b, which translates to MADWSLLGNFLEEVQEHSTSVGKVWLTILFIFRILVLGTAAESSWGDEQEDFTCDTEQPGCENVCYDRAFPIAHIRYWVLQIVFVSTPSLIYMGHAMHSVRREEKRRKEQGDGTQRDGNGEKYPEEDKDCEKEDEGGGGKVRLKGALLQTYVLSILIRTVMEVIFIVVQYLIYGVFLNALYVCKAPPCPHPVNCYISRPTEKNVFIVFMLAVAAVSLLLSVVELYHLAWKQCKRWLQEYKTSKKRPNTPSTVAAVSPNTPTPNRACTPPPDFNQCLTSPPSSPTIQTHAHSLIHPTCPPFHDRLAHQQNSANMVTERHRGQDYLGVNFLSFSQAPTEMPNSCASPSFLSSEFDEDKRRFSKSSGTSSRMRPDDLAV; encoded by the coding sequence ATGGCTGACTGGAGTCTGCTGGGAAACTTTCTAGAAGAAGTCCAGGAACATTCCACCTCGGTGGGAAAGGTGTGGCTCACCATTCTTTTCATCTTCCGGATCCTGGTCCTGGGCACAGCTGCCGAGTCCTCGTGGGGCGACGAGCAGGAAGACTTCACCTGCGACACGGAGCAGCCCGGTTGCGAGAACGTTTGTTACGACCGAGCATTTCCCATTGCGCATATACGCTACTGGGTGCTCCAGATAGTGTTCGTTTCCACACCTTCTCTCATCTATATGGGACATGCAATGCACAGCGTCCGCAGAGAGGAGAAGAGGAGGAAAGAGCAGGGAGATGGAACACAGAGAGACGGAAATGGAGAGAAGTACCCAGAAGAAGACAAGGACTGTGAGAAGGAAGACGAAGGTGGAGGTGGGAAAGTGCGATTGAAGGGTGCTTTGTTACAAACGTATGTACTTAGTATCCTCATCCGCACCGTAATGGAGGTGATCTTCATCGTAGTCCAGTACCTGATCTATGGAGTCTTCCTCAACGCGCTCTACGTGTGTAAGGCTCCTCCGTGTCCGCATCCCGTCAACTGCTACATCTCGAGACCTACGGAGAAGAACgtgtttattgtgtttatgCTGGCAGTAGCTGCTGTGTCTCTACTGCTCAGTGTCGTGGAACTGTATCATTTGGCGTGGAAGCAGTGCAAGAGGTGGTTGCAAGAATATAAGACTTCCAAAAAACGACCGAACACGCCATCCACTGTGGCTGCAGTCTCACCAAACACACCCACGCCAAACCGAGCCTGCACTCCACCTCCCGACTTCAACCAGTGCCTGACATCACCACCTTCTTCTCCTACTATACAGACACACGCACACTCGCTTATACATCCAACCTGCCCACCCTTTCATGACCGACTGGCGCACCAACAAAACTCGGCAAACATGGTTACCGAACGCCACCGAGGTCAAGACTACCTAGGGGTCAACTTCTTGAGCTTCTCACAAGCACCTACAGAGATGCCCAACTCGTGCGCCTCGCCCTCATTTCTAAGCAGCGAATTCGATGAGGACAAGCGAAGGTTTAGCAAGAGCAGCGGGACCAGCAGCCGCATGAGGCCGGACGACCTTGCAGTATAG